A portion of the Oncorhynchus clarkii lewisi isolate Uvic-CL-2024 chromosome 27, UVic_Ocla_1.0, whole genome shotgun sequence genome contains these proteins:
- the LOC139385691 gene encoding chordin-like: MLPLSSMQTRGALSSLMCVMSCALLHSGLASRLKSPILPIQSEREPLTSKGMSGCSFGGRFYSLEDTWHPDLGEPFGVMHCVKCYCETQRGRKGKVLGKVSCKNVKRDCPEPSCDAPVLLPGQCCKTCPKGDVDRKQVEAMFDGFEYFQEKEKEDDLHKTYNDRSYLSSEDISPGESRTDFVAVLTGVTDSWLPSSSGVARARFSLTRTSLTFSITYQRIGRPSRVVFLDSDGNTAFEYKTPKGDSDMICGVWKNLPQSHVRQLQAEQLRVTMTTATGRREVIEGKIIKHRALFAETFSSTLTSEEEHSGMGGIAMLTLSDTENNLHFVLILQGLIQHRERDSTLVPIQVRLQYRQHVLREIHANVTVYDTDFAEVLTDLNSRELFWLSRGQLVITVETEVQDPRHISGFITGRKSCDTIQSVMSSGDALTPGKTGGVGSAFFHLHDNGTLDYQVHLVGVSSEVMGLTIELKPRRRSKRSVLYDLTPEFDRPSGRAAGSWSRVEARHIHMLLQNELFINVATAHSQEGELRGQIKGLLYSGLEAPRHDIPVPLAGQFVAPPVLTSAGGHAWVSVDERCHLHYEIVVAGLSKAEDLTVNAHLHGLAEIGELDERSTNHKRLLTGFYGSQAQGVLKDISVELLRHLDRGTAFIQVSTKVNTRGEIRGRVHVPNNCEFRTKGEVELAEFDDLFVRDPEELKKDPHTCFFETQHHAHGSLWTPNYNHCFTCSCQKRTVICDPVICPVLTCSRTIQPDDKCCPMCVERKNPKEMKTPERLDEHPEGCYFEGDQKMHAPGSTWHPFVPPFGYIKCALCTCKGATGEVHCEKVTCPALTCSRPVRRSPSDCCKECPEEDNPPLEHADMMQADGTSHCKFGKNFYQNSDNWHPRVPLMGEMKCITCWCDHGVTKCQRKQCPVLTCSNITRREGMCCPECQDSKEEEEEPMKVPEKKNSWRH; encoded by the exons ATGCTGCCCCTCTCCAGTATGCAGACTCGCGGAGCGCTGAGTTCCTTGATGTGCGTGATGAGTTGCGCGTTGCTGCACTCTGGACTGGCCTCACGGCTTAAGTCTCCCATTCTGCCCATCCAGTCGGAGAGGGAGCCTTTAACATCCAAGGGCATGTCAG GATGTTCATTCGGAGGAAGATTTTATTCGCTGGAGGACACTTGGCACCCTGACCTCGGGGAGCCGTTTGGGGTCATGCACTGTGTCAAATGTTACTGTGAGACA CAAAGGGGTCGTAAGGGTAAGGTGTTGGGAAAGGTGAGCTGTAAGAACGTCAAGCGGGACTGTCCTGAGCCTAGCTGTGATGCCCCAGTGCTGCTACCTGGACAATGCTGCAAGACCTGCCCCAAAG GCGATGTGGACAGGAAGCAAGTGGAGGCAATGTTTGATGGCTTCGAGTACTtccaggagaaggagaaagaggatgACCTGCACAAGACCTACAATGACCGCTCATACCTCAGCTCTGAGGACATTTCCCCCGGGGAGAGCCGTACTG actttGTAGCAGTGTTGACGGGAGTGACAGACTCCTGGTTACCCAGCTCCAGTGGTGTGGCCCGGGCACGCTTCTCTCTCACTAGAACCAGCCTGACCTTCTCCATCACCTaccagag gaTCGGGAGACCAAGCAGGGTTGTCTTCCTTGATTCTGATGGAAACACTGCATTTGAGTACAAGACCCCTAAGGGAGACTCAGACATG ATCTGTGGAGTGTGGAAGAATCTTCCCCAATCCCACGTGCGACAGCTACAGGCAGAACAACTTCGGGTTACTATGACAACAGCCACCGGTAGACGGGAGGTGATCGAAGGAAAGATCATCAAACACAGAGCACTGTTTGCag AGACGTTCAGCTCCACTCTGACCTCAGAAGAGGAGCATTCTGGGATGGGAGGCATCGCCATGCTGACTCTGAGTGACACAGAGAATAACCTTCACTTTGTTCTCATACTGCAGGGACTGAtacaacatagagagagag ACTCCACCCTGGTTCCCATCCAGGTACGACTGCAGTACCGCCAACACGTCCTGAGAGAGATCCATGCCAACGTCACCGTCTAT GACACAGACTTTGCTGAGGTGCTGACAGACCTGAACAGTCGGGAGCTCTTCTGGTTGTCAAGGGGCCAGCTGGTGATCACCGTGGAAACTGAGGTCCAGGACCCCCGACACATCTCTGGCTTTATCACTGGCAGGAAGTCATGTGACA CCATCCAAAGTGTCATGTCCAGTGGTGATGCATTGACACCAGGGAAGACAGGCGGTGTGGGATCAGCATTCTTTCATCTCCATGACAACGGCACCCTGGACTACCAG GTCCATCTAGTGGGGGTATCCAGTGAGGTGATGGGTTTGACCATCGAGCTAAAGCCTCGGCGGCGCAGTAAGCGCTCCGTGCTGTATGACCTAACTCCAGAGTTCGACAGGCCCAGCGGGCGGGCGGCTGGCAGCTGGAGTCGCGTAGAGGCTCGTCACATTCACATGCTGCTGCAGAATGAACTGTTCATCAACGTGGCTACCGCACACAGCCAGGAGGGGGAGCTACGCGGACAGATCAAAGGCCTGCTCTACAGCGGCCTGGAGGCACCCAGACACG ATATTCCTGTCCCTCTGGCAGGCCAGTTTGTGGCTCCTCCGGTCCTGACTAGTGCTGGGGGCCATGCCTGGGTGTCTGTGGATGAGCGCTGTCACCTCCATTATGAGATCGTGGTGGCAGGCCTAAGCAAAGCTGAAGACCTCACAGTCAACGCCCACCTCCACGGATTGGCTGAAATCGGAGAACTTGACGAACGCAGCACCAATCACAAGAGACTGCTGACAGGGTTCTACGGTTCTCAG gcccAGGGTGTGTTGAAGGACATCAGTGTAGAGTTGTTGCGTCACCTGGACAGAGGGACAGCCTTCATCCAGGTCAGCACCAAGGTCAACACCAGAGGAGAGATACGCGGACGG GTTCATGTGCCTAATAACTGTGAGTTTCGGACAAAGGGTGAGGTGGAGTTGGCGGAGTTTGATGACCTGTTTGTGCGTGATCCTGAGGAACTAAAGAAAGACCCCCACACCTGTTTCTTCGAGACTCAACACCACGCCCACGGCTCACTCTGGACCCCCAACTACAACCACTGTTTCACCTGCAGCTGTCAG AAGCGCACAGTGATCTGTGACCCGGTCATCTGTCCAGTCCTCACCTGCTCTCGCACCATCCAGCCTGACGATAAGTGCTGCCCCATGTgtgttg AGAGGAAAAACCCCAAGGAAATGAAGACTCCAGAGAGGCTAGACGAGCATCCAGAAG gttgttACTTTGAGGGGGACCAGAAGATGCATGCTCCTGGGTCTACCTGGCATCCATTCGTCCCTCCGTTTGGCTACATCAAGTGTGCCCTCTGCACCTGCAAG GGAGCCACAGGCGAGGTGCACTGTGAGAAGGTGACGTGTCCAGCCCTGACCTGCAGTCGTCCGGTACGCCGTAGCCCCTCAGACTGTTGTAAGGAATGTCCGGAGGAAGACAACCCCCCCCTGGAGCACGCTGACATGATGCAGGCAGACGGGACGAGTCACTGCAAGTTTGGGAAGAACTTCTACCAGAACAGTGACAACTGGCACCCCCGTGTGCCCCTGATGGGAGAGATGAAGTGCATCACCTGCTGGTGTGAC